Proteins co-encoded in one Flavobacterium sp. M31R6 genomic window:
- a CDS encoding S9 family peptidase, with product MKAILIIRKKIDFEILSLVLATLLLLLSCPCMGQVQQKKALTENDYQRWGTLEVKAISDQGKWASYAMRYENHSDTLFVQNIAKNKSYVFPKGNEGRFGGEQLFAFLAPDSKLKVMELPTGKIAVYDNVKRYELAKDGQYIITLNKGYGEKCLMQIRNPNGKVIDSIDGISEYVLNADKDAIVYASSQKDYSEIGIIHFTLYSHTAVSKVNGSHFFNLMWAKDSKSVAFLRETDSATKEVTVNYYRIADKKLFSLDYASKADSKNMEVFKRTTYAISDDGKKVFFMLAKKKDPNLEKPDVPEIWHGNDKWLYADRQRQQTEGDIPKVALWYPETGLCLQISDDELPSIMLSGQQQYAVLYNKFSYGLQSKYYEEADFYLTNLKDGSKELILKKQSVDLNQMGFDPFSNRILYYRESNWWMYDPVEKTHTNLTKKVTTHWDNYNTSDAPHQFGAYGNPGWTNDGKNVLLYDANDIWLVAIDGSSCKRLTRGYEKNLVYRITPIEYDWRSQSNYDGRNPTIFDLSEDLLLEATNSENWSTGYFIYNDKSKEQPIVYEASKIDEIRKSKNSAYIFQTQTFNQSPRLEFRRKNQTASKILFQSNKQQKEYSFGKSELLYYYNSKGQKLKAALFYPANYDPTKKYPMVVEIYDVMSKNRYNYANPSFLNPEGFNVTNYALNGYFVLMPDIIYQMGNPGSSAVDCVTAGVNTVIGKGLVDKDKIGLYGHSFGGYETNFIISQTPIFAAAVSGAGISDIISLYFNISRNGYFQSDMWRFENQQFRIGKSLYDDKEVYVNNSPIMHAENVRTPLLLWTGKNDRIVPWNQSITYYLALRKLGVSTQMLVYPDEDHSLENPKNQKNLSQRMMEWFDYWLKGEAEFKAVSKETE from the coding sequence ATGAAAGCAATACTAATAATAAGAAAAAAAATTGACTTCGAAATTTTGAGTTTAGTATTGGCTACACTTCTTTTGTTACTGTCCTGTCCCTGTATGGGGCAGGTACAACAAAAGAAGGCATTAACCGAGAACGATTACCAGAGATGGGGAACACTAGAAGTAAAAGCCATTTCTGACCAAGGGAAATGGGCAAGTTATGCGATGCGTTACGAAAACCACAGTGATACTTTATTTGTGCAGAACATCGCTAAAAATAAAAGCTATGTTTTCCCAAAAGGAAATGAGGGTCGTTTTGGAGGGGAACAACTCTTTGCTTTTCTAGCTCCCGATTCAAAACTAAAAGTAATGGAGCTTCCCACAGGCAAAATTGCGGTTTATGACAATGTTAAGCGGTATGAGCTGGCAAAGGATGGCCAATATATAATCACCCTGAATAAAGGTTACGGTGAAAAATGCCTGATGCAGATCCGCAACCCAAATGGTAAGGTGATTGACAGTATTGACGGTATCTCTGAATATGTGTTAAATGCAGATAAGGATGCGATTGTGTATGCTTCGAGTCAAAAGGATTATAGCGAGATAGGGATTATTCATTTTACCCTCTATTCACATACTGCTGTTTCAAAAGTAAACGGCAGTCACTTTTTTAACTTGATGTGGGCTAAGGACTCTAAATCGGTGGCTTTTTTACGGGAGACAGATTCAGCTACTAAGGAAGTTACCGTGAATTATTATAGAATTGCTGATAAAAAGCTCTTCTCACTGGATTATGCCTCTAAAGCGGATTCAAAGAATATGGAAGTTTTTAAAAGGACTACATATGCCATTTCCGACGATGGAAAAAAAGTATTTTTTATGTTAGCCAAAAAGAAGGATCCTAATTTAGAAAAGCCGGATGTGCCTGAAATTTGGCACGGCAACGACAAATGGCTTTATGCAGACAGACAACGGCAGCAGACTGAGGGCGATATTCCCAAAGTAGCTCTCTGGTATCCTGAAACGGGTTTGTGTTTACAGATCAGCGATGACGAGCTACCGTCAATCATGCTGAGCGGACAACAGCAGTATGCTGTTTTATACAATAAGTTTTCCTATGGCCTGCAATCGAAATATTATGAAGAAGCGGATTTTTATTTAACCAATCTAAAGGATGGTTCCAAAGAGCTGATACTGAAAAAGCAATCCGTTGATTTGAACCAGATGGGCTTTGATCCTTTCAGCAACAGAATACTGTATTATCGGGAAAGTAATTGGTGGATGTATGATCCTGTGGAAAAAACACATACCAACCTGACTAAAAAAGTTACAACTCACTGGGACAACTATAATACTTCTGATGCTCCCCATCAATTTGGAGCCTATGGCAATCCGGGCTGGACCAATGATGGAAAAAATGTTTTATTGTATGATGCCAATGATATCTGGCTGGTGGCTATCGATGGTTCTTCTTGTAAGCGATTAACCAGAGGATACGAGAAAAACCTAGTTTACAGGATAACTCCCATTGAATATGACTGGCGATCACAGAGTAACTATGATGGAAGGAACCCCACCATTTTTGATCTATCCGAAGACCTGCTGCTCGAAGCCACCAATAGTGAAAACTGGTCAACGGGATATTTTATTTACAATGATAAATCGAAAGAACAACCCATAGTATATGAAGCCAGTAAAATCGATGAAATCCGTAAGAGTAAAAACAGTGCTTATATCTTCCAGACTCAAACTTTCAATCAGTCGCCGCGATTGGAATTCAGACGGAAAAACCAGACCGCTTCCAAAATTTTATTTCAGTCCAACAAACAGCAAAAAGAGTATTCTTTTGGAAAATCTGAATTACTGTATTACTACAATAGTAAAGGTCAAAAACTAAAAGCGGCGCTGTTCTATCCTGCCAATTATGACCCTACGAAAAAATACCCAATGGTGGTGGAAATTTATGATGTTATGTCTAAAAACAGGTATAACTATGCTAACCCCTCGTTTTTAAATCCCGAAGGTTTTAATGTCACCAATTATGCGCTCAATGGTTATTTTGTATTGATGCCCGATATCATCTACCAGATGGGTAATCCCGGAAGTTCGGCCGTTGATTGTGTGACAGCTGGAGTCAATACAGTTATTGGTAAAGGCCTGGTGGATAAAGATAAGATCGGTTTGTACGGCCATTCCTTTGGCGGCTATGAAACCAATTTCATCATATCGCAAACTCCTATTTTTGCGGCCGCTGTTTCCGGCGCTGGCATAAGTGACATCATATCCCTTTATTTTAATATCAGCAGGAATGGCTATTTTCAATCAGATATGTGGCGATTTGAAAACCAGCAGTTTCGTATTGGAAAATCACTGTACGATGATAAAGAAGTATACGTTAATAACTCTCCCATTATGCATGCGGAAAATGTGAGAACGCCGCTGCTGCTGTGGACCGGAAAAAACGACAGAATCGTTCCTTGGAATCAGAGTATTACCTACTATTTGGCACTTCGAAAATTGGGAGTTTCAACCCAGATGCTTGTTTATCCTGACGAAGACCATTCGCTAGAGAATCCAAAAAACCAGAAGAATCTCAGTCAGCGAATGATGGAATGGTTTGATTATTGGCTGAAAGGGGAAGCTGAATTTAAAGCAGTATCAAAAGAAACGGAATAG
- a CDS encoding RagB/SusD family nutrient uptake outer membrane protein encodes MIYILIIFKKLLHKSAKELTANSCFLIAVCLTLAGCDSFVEVDLPASQLTAKTVFEDAGTANAAMAGLYAKMRDGGLLNGNSNGVSCNLGLYADEFDYYYAYDVSNFYTNSLFPGELGVNDIWNKSYSQIYSANAVLEGLDNSISIAEANKKQLQGEAIFVRALLHFYLLNLYGDIPYITTTDYLLNSKVSRMPADKIYSLILMDLNKAVELLSEDYVSPERILPNRSTATALLARVYLYMGMYPEASNAASSVINNPLYIWETDLDKIFLKGSSTTIWQFMPNTSDSNTAEGSLYIFTSGPPPVVGLKPEFVNAFEQGDQRKTHWTTEVTDGVSTWYHASKYKQQSTTPSSVEYSIVFRLAEQYLIRAEARVYQGDLIGSKEDLNRIRTTAGLNPTNAVTAEDIKTDILNQRRFELFTEFGQRFFDLKRTGKLDEILSVSKPGWNTTDSLWPLPALELNSNPNLNPQNPGY; translated from the coding sequence ATGATATATATACTTATTATTTTTAAAAAGCTACTTCATAAAAGTGCTAAAGAATTGACTGCTAATAGTTGTTTCCTTATAGCGGTATGTCTAACACTAGCTGGCTGCGACAGCTTTGTGGAAGTGGATCTTCCTGCTTCACAACTGACAGCCAAAACCGTGTTCGAAGATGCAGGAACTGCTAATGCCGCAATGGCGGGTTTGTATGCCAAAATGAGAGATGGCGGCTTGTTAAATGGAAATTCAAATGGTGTTTCCTGTAATCTTGGCCTCTACGCCGATGAATTTGACTACTACTACGCATATGACGTAAGCAATTTTTATACCAATTCGCTATTTCCTGGTGAACTAGGTGTAAACGATATCTGGAACAAGAGTTACAGCCAGATTTATAGCGCCAATGCAGTTCTTGAAGGATTGGATAATTCCATATCCATTGCCGAAGCCAATAAAAAACAGTTGCAAGGGGAAGCTATCTTTGTGAGGGCATTGCTTCATTTTTATCTGTTAAATCTCTATGGCGATATTCCTTATATCACCACAACGGATTATCTGCTGAACAGCAAAGTGTCCAGAATGCCAGCCGATAAAATCTACAGCCTAATTCTGATGGACCTGAACAAAGCTGTTGAATTACTATCAGAGGATTATGTTTCGCCTGAGCGCATTCTTCCTAACCGAAGTACTGCTACAGCACTTTTGGCACGGGTTTATTTGTATATGGGAATGTATCCTGAAGCATCCAATGCCGCCTCTTCTGTGATTAATAATCCACTGTATATCTGGGAAACGGATTTGGATAAAATCTTTCTAAAAGGAAGCAGTACTACAATCTGGCAATTTATGCCTAACACCTCCGACAGTAATACTGCAGAGGGTAGTCTGTACATTTTTACTTCTGGTCCACCACCGGTCGTGGGACTTAAACCGGAGTTTGTAAATGCTTTTGAGCAGGGTGATCAGAGAAAAACGCATTGGACAACCGAAGTAACTGATGGAGTCTCCACGTGGTACCATGCCTCTAAATATAAACAACAATCGACGACCCCGAGTTCAGTGGAATATTCCATAGTGTTTCGTTTAGCGGAACAATATTTGATCCGAGCCGAGGCCAGAGTATATCAGGGCGATCTGATTGGTTCGAAGGAAGATCTGAATCGGATTAGAACAACGGCAGGACTTAACCCTACAAATGCTGTGACAGCCGAGGATATTAAAACCGATATTCTTAATCAGAGGCGTTTTGAATTGTTTACTGAATTTGGGCAACGTTTTTTTGATTTAAAACGAACTGGAAAACTGGACGAAATACTATCTGTATCCAAACCGGGATGGAATACTACTGATAGTTTGTGGCCATTACCTGCTCTTGAATTGAATTCCAATCCAAATCTTAATCCACAAAACCCGGGATATTAA
- a CDS encoding SusC/RagA family TonB-linked outer membrane protein: MNNFSFSRGGKAFCFLFLMGCLLSFSPIQANNSLRHNLATTQQHQIQGTVTDGNSPLAGVSISIQGNSKIATVTDYSGHYTLSASPQDILVFSYIGYRTQQVYVQGRTTINISLQENTTKLQEVKINAGYYSVKNSERTGSISKITTKDIEKQPVTNVLATMQGRMAGVDITQDTGTPGGGFQIKIRGLNSLREEGNEPLYIIDGVPYSSEVIGYSNTTSGIPTPTSPLNSINPNDIESIEVLKDADATAIYGSRGANGVVLITTKKGKEGKTNVTVSASSGIGKVTKMINLMNTQEYLEMRRQGFANDGVTTYPDWAYDINGTWDQNRYTDWQKELLGGTAVITNMQASVSGGSDLTQYLLSGTYHTETTVLPGDFEYDKAAVHFSMNHRSEDKKFKLTFSTGYTAQDNVQPETDISRTARNLAPNAPALYDADGNLNFENSTFRNPLAALRAITTAKTNDLIANTVLSYQISPSWELKANLGLTDLKNAEQRLLPSTMYDPAYGLGSNRSSMFSNNTQRKSWIVEPQLRWNHDFGISKIDILVGGTAQQQTSSRLYQFGYGFASNSQITDIASATQKSIYVSDETLYKYQAFFGRLNYNWDQKYIVNITGRRDGSSRFGPGKQFATFGAVGAAWLFSKENFLKENTVFSFGKLRASYGSSGSDQIGDYQYLDTYTSSGLNYNGAIGLDPTRLYNPDFSWEINKKLEAALEMGLLSDRIFFTLAWYQNRSSNQLVGIPLPGTTGFSSINANLNATVQNMGLEFTLRTLNFENANFKWTTNFNISASHNKLLSFPGLEGSTYSNRYVIGESTSIVKTYQLNGVNPQTGLYEVEDINKDGMITSLEDKKNIEDLTPKYFGGLENQFQYGNWQLDFLFQFVKQKNYDYSPSVPGGSFFNQHSDMANAWQHAGDQVPFQMNTSGENGDAVNAYYNYLDSNASIVDASFIRLKNIALSYDLPQQAIKGVHCKISLLGQNVLTFTPYKGGDPEFKYTAYLPPLRIITAGVQLTF, encoded by the coding sequence ATGAATAATTTTTCATTTTCTAGGGGCGGAAAGGCTTTTTGTTTCCTATTTTTAATGGGTTGCCTGTTGTCTTTTTCTCCTATACAAGCCAACAATTCACTACGGCATAATCTAGCAACTACTCAACAGCATCAAATTCAGGGAACTGTCACAGATGGGAATAGTCCCTTAGCAGGAGTCAGTATTTCGATACAAGGGAATTCTAAGATTGCTACTGTCACCGATTATAGTGGTCATTACACCCTTTCTGCCTCTCCACAAGATATTTTAGTTTTTTCGTATATAGGTTACAGAACCCAGCAGGTTTACGTTCAAGGGAGAACTACTATCAATATTAGTTTACAGGAAAACACAACCAAACTTCAGGAGGTCAAGATTAATGCAGGATACTATTCTGTAAAGAACAGTGAACGTACCGGTAGCATTTCCAAAATAACTACCAAAGACATCGAGAAACAGCCTGTTACCAATGTATTGGCCACGATGCAGGGGCGTATGGCGGGAGTAGATATCACACAAGACACAGGAACTCCCGGCGGTGGGTTTCAAATAAAGATACGAGGACTCAACAGTCTTCGTGAAGAAGGCAATGAGCCACTGTATATTATTGATGGCGTGCCGTATTCGTCGGAAGTCATCGGATACAGCAATACGACCAGTGGTATACCTACACCCACCAGTCCGTTAAACAGTATTAATCCCAACGATATTGAGAGTATAGAAGTTCTAAAAGATGCCGATGCGACTGCTATTTACGGTTCGCGTGGTGCCAATGGTGTGGTACTGATTACCACCAAAAAAGGTAAGGAAGGAAAGACCAATGTAACAGTTTCTGCGTCCTCAGGAATTGGAAAAGTTACCAAAATGATAAACCTGATGAATACCCAGGAGTATCTGGAAATGAGAAGACAGGGTTTTGCCAATGATGGTGTTACTACATATCCCGATTGGGCGTATGACATTAATGGAACCTGGGATCAAAACCGTTATACCGATTGGCAGAAAGAACTTTTGGGCGGAACTGCGGTAATTACCAATATGCAGGCATCCGTATCGGGTGGTTCCGATTTAACTCAATACCTGTTGAGTGGTACCTATCACACTGAAACAACGGTACTCCCGGGAGATTTTGAGTACGATAAAGCGGCTGTTCATTTTAGCATGAACCATAGGAGTGAAGATAAAAAGTTTAAACTCACTTTTTCAACAGGCTATACCGCCCAAGACAATGTACAGCCTGAAACCGATATTAGCCGCACTGCACGAAATCTGGCTCCAAATGCCCCCGCCTTATATGATGCCGATGGCAACCTGAATTTTGAAAACAGTACCTTTAGAAATCCATTGGCAGCACTTAGAGCCATCACCACTGCAAAAACAAATGATCTTATTGCCAATACCGTACTTAGTTATCAAATATCCCCCAGTTGGGAACTCAAGGCTAACTTAGGCTTAACGGATTTAAAGAATGCAGAACAGCGACTATTGCCTTCGACGATGTATGATCCTGCCTATGGATTGGGAAGTAACCGCTCATCGATGTTTTCCAACAATACTCAAAGAAAATCATGGATTGTGGAACCACAACTCCGCTGGAACCATGATTTTGGAATCAGTAAAATTGATATATTGGTGGGGGGTACCGCACAGCAGCAAACTTCTTCAAGGCTGTACCAGTTCGGATATGGTTTTGCCAGCAACAGCCAGATTACAGATATAGCTTCTGCCACGCAAAAATCCATTTATGTAAGCGATGAAACTCTGTATAAATACCAAGCCTTTTTTGGGCGGCTCAATTACAATTGGGATCAAAAATACATTGTGAATATAACAGGAAGAAGGGACGGCTCCAGCCGATTTGGTCCAGGTAAGCAGTTTGCCACTTTTGGAGCTGTGGGAGCCGCATGGCTGTTCTCGAAAGAAAATTTCCTCAAGGAAAACACCGTTTTTAGTTTTGGAAAGCTTAGAGCGAGTTATGGCAGTTCAGGCAGTGATCAAATAGGGGATTATCAGTATTTGGATACCTATACTTCTTCAGGTCTGAATTATAATGGCGCAATAGGTTTGGATCCCACACGACTCTACAATCCAGATTTTAGTTGGGAAATCAATAAAAAATTGGAAGCTGCATTGGAAATGGGGCTTCTAAGTGATCGTATATTCTTTACGCTGGCTTGGTATCAAAATCGATCGTCCAATCAGCTGGTGGGAATTCCTTTGCCTGGCACCACTGGATTCAGTTCTATTAATGCCAATTTAAACGCGACCGTCCAAAATATGGGTCTGGAATTTACACTGCGAACCTTAAATTTTGAAAACGCCAATTTTAAATGGACAACTAACTTTAATATCTCGGCTTCCCACAACAAACTGCTTTCTTTTCCGGGACTCGAAGGTTCGACCTATTCTAATCGCTATGTTATCGGAGAATCTACAAGCATTGTAAAGACATATCAGTTAAATGGGGTCAATCCGCAAACGGGACTCTATGAAGTGGAAGATATTAATAAAGATGGAATGATTACTTCTTTGGAAGACAAAAAAAATATTGAGGATCTCACTCCAAAATATTTTGGAGGTTTAGAAAACCAGTTTCAATATGGAAATTGGCAATTGGATTTTCTTTTTCAATTTGTAAAACAGAAAAATTACGACTACAGTCCCAGCGTTCCTGGAGGAAGTTTCTTTAATCAGCATTCGGACATGGCAAATGCATGGCAACATGCAGGCGATCAAGTTCCCTTTCAAATGAATACATCAGGTGAAAATGGGGATGCAGTAAATGCCTATTATAATTATCTGGACAGTAATGCCTCCATTGTAGATGCCTCTTTTATTCGATTAAAAAATATTGCATTAAGTTATGACTTGCCACAACAGGCCATCAAAGGGGTGCACTGCAAAATCTCACTGCTGGGACAGAATGTGTTAACATTTACTCCATACAAAGGCGGTGATCCCGAATTTAAATATACTGCCTACCTGCCTCCGTTAAGAATAATCACGGCTGGCGTACAGCTTACTTTTTAA
- a CDS encoding helix-turn-helix domain-containing protein — MVDDDIKKAFLVKFGTELNKLRKSRGLSYRKLATLCESCDHSYISKIEKGEANITLETILELLIALNANPKDLFDFTL, encoded by the coding sequence ATGGTTGATGATGATATAAAAAAAGCTTTTCTAGTTAAATTTGGTACGGAACTAAATAAATTACGCAAATCTAGGGGGTTAAGTTATCGAAAATTAGCAACTCTTTGCGAGAGTTGTGATCACAGCTATATAAGTAAAATTGAAAAAGGAGAAGCAAATATAACTTTAGAAACAATTTTAGAGTTACTAATTGCATTAAATGCAAATCCTAAGGATTTATTTGATTTTACATTATAA